A stretch of Hypomesus transpacificus isolate Combined female chromosome 7, fHypTra1, whole genome shotgun sequence DNA encodes these proteins:
- the LOC124469756 gene encoding protein ATP6V1FNB-like — translation MDSHIQGFWKESILKENMLRLNWFRDNWTKYHNTPKKVSAKARATLPQIAKPPHEGTPSLPTVKDRGQENNSDQTILTMWPVSGETRNVLYDGFSKEQTGRYKYLLMRKAKSPEEKYPYPLTSNCEYGWGLGDTTKAYVPMFALNAIVRDTFYRKNGTFPHSTLSDKLA, via the exons ATGGATTCCCATATACAAGGATTTTGGAAAGAGAGCATTTTAAAAGAGAACATGCTTCGGCTCAATTGGTTTCGAGATAACTGGACCAAATACCATAACACACCCAAAAAGGTGAGTGCAAAGGCAAGAGCAACACTGCCACAGATCGCCAAACCTCCTCACGAAGGCACTCCAAGCCTGCCGACCGTCAAGGACAGAGGGCAGGAAAATAACAGCGATCAGACGATCCTGACGATGTGGCCAGTATCGGGAGAGACTCGAAACGTTCTCTATGATGGCTTTTCGAAAGAGCAGACTGGGCGCTATAAATACCTACTCATGAGGAAAGCCAAATCTCCAGAAGAAAAGTATCCGTATCCATTAACCAGCAACTGCGAGTATGGTTGGGGTTTAG GTGACACGACCAAGGCCTATGTCCCAATGTTTGCACTAAACGCCATTGTGAGAGATACCTTCTACCGCAAGAACGGCACCTTCCCACACTCCACTCTCTCTGACAAACTGGCATAG
- the atp6v1f gene encoding V-type proton ATPase subunit F, translating into MAGRGKLIAVIGDEDTCTGFLLGGIGELNKNRKPNFLVVEKDTSITEIEETFKSFLVRNDIGIILINQFIAEMIRHAIDGHMESIPAVLEIPSKEHPYDASKDSILRRAKGMFCAEDFR; encoded by the exons ATGGCTGGACGAGGTAAACTCATCGCCGTTATTGGTGATGAAGACACATGTACCGGATTTCTTCTCGGTGGAATTGGCGAGCTGAATAAAAATCGGAAGCCCAATTTCTTGGTTGTCGAGAAGGACACAAGCATCACAGAGATAGAGGAGACATTCAA GAGTTTCCTTGTCCGTAACGACATCGGCATCATCCTGATCAACCAGTTCATTGCCGAGATGATCCGTCACGCCATTGACGGACACATGGAGTCCATCCCTGCAGTGCTGGAGATCCCCTCTAAGGAGCACCCATACGATGCCTCCAAGGATTCCATCCTACGCAGGGCTAAGGGCATGTTCTGTGCTGAGGACTTccgataa
- the lamtor4 gene encoding ragulator complex protein LAMTOR4: MKYRTPPSPPAQLAEGRHGIDLSHEQESRWSSSFNNTTEMTTALTQGLERIPDQLGYLVISEDGVLASAGEMENDEHTAGIIMQLVRTGCRISSAEPPFKRMSVMCEEFAYAVTVSGQKVFVVKRQNNQREPVIV; the protein is encoded by the exons ATGAAATATCGTACACCTCCAAGTCCACCAGCCCAACTCGCAGAAGGACGTCACGGGATAGACTTGTCACATGAGCAGGAAAGCAGATGGTCTTCCTCCTTCAACAACACAACTGAAATG ACTACAGCTCTGACGCAGGGGTTGGAGAGGATTCCTGATCAATTGGGCTATTTGGTCATCAGTGAAGATGGCGTGCTTGCG TCggcaggagagatggagaatgatGAGCACACAGCTGGGATCATAATGCAGTTGGTGCGGACTGGATGTCGGATTAGCTCTGCTGAGCCTCCCTTCAAGCGCATGTCAG TCATGTGTGAAGAGTTTGCCTACGCAGTAACTGTCTCAGGCCAGAAGGTCTTTGTTGTGAAACGTCAGAACAATCAACGAGAACCTGTGATTGTGTAA
- the LOC124469270 gene encoding ADP-ribosylation factor 4 produces MGLTISSLFSRLFGKKQMRILMVGLDAAGKTTILYKLKLGEIVTTIPTIGFNVETVEYKNICFTVWDVGGQDKIRPLWRHYFQNTQGLIFVVDSNDRERVAESAEELSKMLQEDELREAVLLVFANKQDLPNAMAVSDLTDKLGLQSLRSRTWHVQATCATQGTGLYEGLDWLSNELSKR; encoded by the exons ATGGGGCTGACAATTTCGTCGCTATTTTCCAGACTTTTCGGCAAGAAACAGATGAGAATACTTATGG TTGGTTTGGACGCTGCTGGAAAGACCACTATCCTCTACAAACTGAAGCTAGGCGAAATTGTAACCACTATTCCAACCATCG GCTTTAATGTGGAGACAGTTGAGTACAAGAACATCTGCTTTACCGTGTGGGATGTGGGCGGTCAGGATAAGATCCGGCCCCTGTGGAGGCACTACTTTCAGAACACACAG GGCCTTATCTTCGTAGTCGATAGcaacgacagagagagagtagcaGAGTCGGCAGAAGAGTTGTCGAAAATG CTGCAAGAAGATGAGCTGAGAGAGGCAGTGTTGCTGGTATTTGCCAACAAACAGGATCTACCCAACGCCATGGCAGTGAGCGACCTCACAGACAAACTGGGCCTGCAGAGCTTGCGCAGCAGAACT TGGCATGTGCAGGCTACCTGTGCTACCCAAGGCACAGGACTTTACGAGGGACTGGACTGGCTATCCAACGAGCTGTCAAAACGCTAG